Within the Sebastes umbrosus isolate fSebUmb1 chromosome 5, fSebUmb1.pri, whole genome shotgun sequence genome, the region TGACAGAAAACCTGATCCAGAGAAAACAGGTACTCACTACTGTCTGATCCCTGACAAACATTGGCGTTGAAGGTTTAGAAATCTGAACCCAGAGTGTGTTTTTTGTACCTGGACAGAGTTGAGGTGGCAGTAGCCGTTGAGCGGGAAGCGAATGATGTGTGCGGAGTCCTGGTTCCAGCTGGTGTTCAGGGAATTGGACATGACGTCTCTGACCTCTGGAAAAACCTCCTCGATCACAGCCCGGTGGGCGCTCATGCTGATCCTCTCGCcgagctccggagccacatgaaTCACGACACACTCACACTCCAGACACACACCCCCTCGTTCCTGCTCAGTCCTCCAGCGCTCCAGCTCAGCCTGCAGAGGAGTCAGCTGGAAGAAACTGGCCTCTTCATACAGCAGCGAGTattcctgcaaacacacacacacaatatacatGAAGTCAagcttagacacacacacacacacacacacacacacacacacacacacacacacacacacacacacagacggaagACACAGAAAAGAAAAGCTCATGAAAATGTACACACATGCCAGCACaagcccacaaacacacacacgtgaacaGACAAACATACACAGAGCATTAATCAACACAGATAAACGAAGCAATGATACAGTCATTATGAGTAACCTCTTTCAGTAGCTGTGAGGTCCACATCTTTCATCATCTATCATATTCTACTATATATATAGGACTCATATAAAGATATTAAAGATATTAGaggagtaatatctacctgagcagagaatgaagtctctctccctctgtgtgtgtgtgtgttgtaatcagagcttctctgtgctttgtttgtaCATGGCAGCgcgtgcatgttagtgcatgtgagtgtctctgttgtgccccactggctggcTAGGCATGGAAGTGTAACACGACCCCCCTCCGCCCCACCGTTGTTTGAACCGTTAGCACAGTTAGATACTAGCCACCAACTCAGCCgacgccatgttgagagctgtgttgaagtaatccctcaatcataaatatgctctgaatttggaatttagcacttttaaaataataacacaaattgtCACCCACTTCATCCATTGACACCTTTGTGCTGAACAGACTTTATTTGTTTCAATTATTATTGACTATTGACTATATTAAGCATAATGCAGACTACGGCTTGTCAGCATGGGTCATCTAGGTCTAGACTTGGTCGTGAGCTGTCTGAAACACGACAACACTTTCtaaaccggtttgattttaGAGCATCGAAaaactatggaggacggaacctgccaaaataaaaaataatagaataaataaaacttgataaataaataataaataataataataataataataataaaaaataaataaaaaatgaatgcaaaaatacatataaaaaatgtaatacaaaaaataataaaaataaacacataaatgaataaaagggaaaagcaaaaacagaaaagcaaataaataggggaattaatacaaaggtactgtaaataataaaggagcaaattaaaacagaaatatcaattgatgtcacatttcatcaattaattaatggctacatttatttttaatatggtaaatggacttgcatttataaagcgcttttctagtcttccgaccactcaaagctctttacgcaacatgtcagcattcacccattcacacactcattcatacactgatatcagaggctgccatgcaaggaaccaacctgcccatcaggatctgatctaaatacacaaatacacaattcacacaccgatggttcAGCCTTCAGAAGCAGTTTGgggtgtcttgctcaaggacacttcgataagtgaccggagcagccgggggaTCGAACCACAGACCTTCCAAGCTTCCAGctcatattatttttgctacaattaatgacatatttatttatttatcaagtcatttatttatttttgattttggcaggttccgtcctccataaaacATATGCCATCAGATTCATTTGAAAGATGTAACCACATACAAAAATGTACACATACTGTCTTTAGGTGCTTTTCTGCTTGGGTGTCACATAATTATTGTGacaatgaaataatgaataataaagttGGAGAATTAAAGTTTATTTGGCTGAGACTAATTCAGCCCAGAGAGAGTAACTAAGTCAATACCAGAATATGTTGACAAGACATCAGAAAACGGTTTGATTATAGTAACGTTAAGTATAAATATCATGATGCAACAACTACGTATAATGTCACAAAATTGCTGGATGCATAGTAACATTTTACTTATAGcgtaatgtaaaaatgttttttttaatctaaagcATAGTTATACAAAAATGATACATATGGAATGTATTAACTATATGGATAGGTTAAGGAAAACATAAGACTTCCATACAACAAAGTAACTAAAGCAGGCATGTTAGTTAAAAGTTGTGTGCCCCTTCAGCAAGGCATTGTTCAGTGTGATTGAAAGTACAACACTGTGACTGTACAGGGTGTCTGAAATGTTATAGGGGTAACTGTAAAACCATGCTCTCTAGAAGAAGTTCTTAGGATAGTTTCTGCAAGTGGTCTATGGGCTCAAGTGGTACTGTTCAGACACACTGCAGTGATGAACTGTGATAGTACCTGATCAAAGGTCTAGACAGACACTCACTTTGAAGTCATCGGGGACGAAGAGCTTTGAGGTCCGGAGGAAGTTAAGTATGTAGCGGAACATGGGGCCATCTCGATCAATGAAGTAGTGCTGCTTAAGACTATCCAACACTATGGGCTCCGTTCCATCAAACAGACGACCGATCCTGCCAGAGACAATAAAGATGAAAACAGACAGGCCTCTTCATCAAATACTAACCAAATGTTTGGAGGCTGTCATGTGTGCTGGCCACGGATGTCCTAAAATATACTGCAGCAGCTGAATATTCAGACCTTGTTGACAGATTTTTAAAACAATACACTTTGCCAATTTGCAATCCTATTTTATGTATAGTTATAGAGATGCAGCAGCCTTTACTTCCCATCATCCACCGCTGTAAttaacccgttctcactcccaacttgtcaaataccgacgcttggtcagtggccctcggcATCATACCGACGCACCGAGGCACACTTTAGCGTCTATATGATACGCACCGGACTTTCAATtcactccaatgtaaacccatcggCATCGgtattagacggtcagagcaactgat harbors:
- the LOC119487938 gene encoding BTB/POZ domain-containing protein KCTD1-like isoform X3, coding for MSSQQLVSVSPVSPLGSAGIPKPAQLTKTNAPVHIDVGGHMYTSSLATLTKYPESRIGRLFDGTEPIVLDSLKQHYFIDRDGPMFRYILNFLRTSKLFVPDDFKEYSLLYEEASFFQLTPLQAELERWRTEQERGGVCLECECVVIHVAPELGERISMSAHRAVIEEVFPEVRDVMSNSLNTSWNQDSAHIIRFPLNGYCHLNSVQVLERLQQKGFWITGSCGGGVDSSQFSEYILRREGRGGRHPPTLIRIKQELMD